The DNA sequence GGACGAGCGGCAGCGGCACTGCATGGCGCACGCTGGGTCGATAGACAGACGCCCATCGAAATGATCTTTCGGTGCGGACGACCTCCGCCCGGCATCATCGTTCGCAACGAAAGGCTCGACGGTGACGAGGTCACACAGGTCGATGGCCTGCTGGTGACCACCGTGCAGCGAACCGCGTTCGATCTCGCTCGGCACCGGTCACGCAACGAGGCGGTGGCCGATCTCGATGCCCTCGCTCAGGCGACGGGTGTGAAGGCCGTCGACGTGCTGGCTCTGGCGGAGCGATACCCCGGGGCGCGGGGCACCCGTGGGGCTACCACTGCACTGGGCCTGATGGACGCCGGTGCGCAATCGCCGAGGGAGACGCGACTACGACTGATCCTCGTTGACGAATGGCTCGATCCCGTCCGGACCCAGATCAAAGTGACCGACGGGTCGATGGTGGCCTACCTGGACATGGGCTACGACGAACCGATGATCGGCCTGGACTACGAAGGTAGCCATCACAGTGATGATCGCCCGACGTACGTCTACGACATCGGGCGGGCCGAGTTCGTCGAGCAGCAGGGATGGCATGACATCCGGGTCGTGAACGAGCACAGCGCAGAGTTCGTCAAGTTCCGGGTGCGGCAAGCGTTTCAGCGGCGCGGATACACGCCGAAATTGCGTAAGCGGTCGTGAGCAGCCCCGATCCACAGCCCTGGCGGCAATCTCGGCGCGCGAGCGCCAAACCCGAGCGCCACCACGCCTCGCACGCCCCCGACACACAGCGAAGGGCCCGGCCGATCGGCCGGGACCCTCGATGCGAAGCTCTTACTGGTTGGACTCTTGACGCTTCTCAGCGGCGTCGGCGCCGGAGCGGGCCGCGTCGGCCTCCGCTTCCTTCTTGGCCGCGTCACGCTGAGCGTCGGCCTTGTCCTGCTGGGCCTTGCCCTCGTCCACCATGTCGTTTCGACCGGTGACGGTACCGACTGCTTCCTTGGCCTTGCCCTTGACGTCCTCGACGACGCCCTTGACGCCCTCTTCGGGACCGCTGTTGTTCTTGTCGTCAGCCATGCTCACCCTCCGCTGTTGTGTGGACAGGTCGTTCTTGGCCCGCTTCTTGAGCTCACCCCGAGTTTTCCCGGTGCTCCCGGCGCCCAAACGGGTGATCTGGATCGCAGTGAAAACCATTCCGTGACAACGCCATCACGGCGGCAAAACACGCCGTTGACGGGTGTTTGGCTTCTGAGGAGCAGGGGGTACTGATCTGTCACCATGTCCAGCATTTACTCAGCGCCGTCACTGCATCATCGGCGCCAGCATCAAGAACGCCACGGCGTAGACCGCCACCGCCACGAGGATCAGAGCGGCCAGCGTCGACCCGGCCACCACCAGAACGCGGCGCAACCGTCGCGTGCCCGGTTCATCCGTGCGTTTTGCGTCCATGACATGGGGTTACCCCAGCAAACGGGGCCCATAACGTCCATCAGCCATGCGCAGGAGTGCCCATGACCGGGAGGGGTTCGGCCTGGGGTAGTCTCGCTGGCAAGTTTCCGGGAGGTCAGATGGCTGATGTAGTGAGCCGCAGCAACGGACACTCGCACAGTCCGCAGGCGGTCGAGCTGCGAGTGGCGGCTTCGCTGGAGAATCTGGCCGTGCTGCGAACCCTCGTCGCCGCGGTCGGTACGTTCGAGGATCTCGATTTCGATGCGGTGGCCGATCTGCGGCTGGCCGTCGACGAGGCGTGCACCCGTCTGGTCCGCTCTGCGGTGCCCAATTCGACCCTGCTGGTCGTCGTCGATCCGCAGCCCGAAGCGCTGTGCGTGCACGCCTCGACCACCTGTGAGAGCTCCGACATCCTCGCGCCGGGCAGCTTCAGCTGGCATGTGCTGACGTCGTTGACCGACGAGGTGAACACGTTCACCAATGGATCGTCGCCGGATGGGCAGGTGTTCGGAATCTCGATGATGACGCGACGAGCGAGTTCCTTGCAGTGACGCGGTCGTCGTCCCGGGGTTCGTCCTCACGGCCGAGCTCTGAATATGCCGACGTTGCCGACATGTTCCGCGAGTTGGCTGAGCTCGATGCGGACTCGGCAAAGTTCCAACGCCAGCGTGATCGGATTGTCGAGCGGTGCCTGCCTCTGGCCGATCACATCGCCCGGCGGTTCGACGGCCGGGGTGAACCACGCGACGATCTTGTCCAGGTTGCGCGGGTGGGCCTGGTCAACGCCGTCATCCGCTTCGACGTGACGGCCGGCTCGGACTTCGTGTCGTTCGCGGTGCCCACCATCATGGGCGAGGTCCGCCGGCACTTCCGCGACAACAGCTGGTCGGTCAAGGTGCCGCGCCGTCTGAAGGAACTTCACCTGCGGTTGGGTTCGGCGACCGCCGATCTGTCGCAACGCCTGGGCCGCGCCCCGACGGCGTCGGAGTTGGCGGCCGAGCTCGAGATGGATCGCGACGAGGTCATCGAGGGCCTGGTCGCGGGCAGCTCGTACAACACGCTGTCGATCGACAGCGGTGGCAGCGGAAACGAGGACGCTCCCGCGATCGCCGACACGCTCGGCGACGTCGACAACAGCCTGGATCAGATCGAGAACCGCGAGGCGCTACGGCCGCTGCTCG is a window from the Mycolicibacterium poriferae genome containing:
- the mbp1 gene encoding microaggregate-binding protein 1; amino-acid sequence: MADDKNNSGPEEGVKGVVEDVKGKAKEAVGTVTGRNDMVDEGKAQQDKADAQRDAAKKEAEADAARSGADAAEKRQESNQ
- a CDS encoding RNA polymerase sigma factor SigF is translated as MFRELAELDADSAKFQRQRDRIVERCLPLADHIARRFDGRGEPRDDLVQVARVGLVNAVIRFDVTAGSDFVSFAVPTIMGEVRRHFRDNSWSVKVPRRLKELHLRLGSATADLSQRLGRAPTASELAAELEMDRDEVIEGLVAGSSYNTLSIDSGGSGNEDAPAIADTLGDVDNSLDQIENREALRPLLESLPERERTVLVLRFFESMTQTQIAERVGISQMHVSRLLAKSLARLRDQME
- a CDS encoding ATP-binding protein; the protein is MADVVSRSNGHSHSPQAVELRVAASLENLAVLRTLVAAVGTFEDLDFDAVADLRLAVDEACTRLVRSAVPNSTLLVVVDPQPEALCVHASTTCESSDILAPGSFSWHVLTSLTDEVNTFTNGSSPDGQVFGISMMTRRASSLQ